A single region of the Deltaproteobacteria bacterium CG11_big_fil_rev_8_21_14_0_20_49_13 genome encodes:
- a CDS encoding four helix bundle protein: KLALEFAKQVAKSTENSPRGHWSLVDQFRRASTSIALNIAEGAGRYAKGEKKQFYSIAKGSAYECVPLISLFCDLSIIDATVAVEWKASLQRICQMLTKLIQSIK; encoded by the coding sequence ATAAACTTGCCTTGGAGTTTGCCAAACAAGTAGCCAAATCCACCGAAAATTCTCCACGTGGTCATTGGAGCCTCGTTGATCAATTCAGAAGGGCATCAACTTCAATTGCATTGAATATCGCTGAAGGCGCTGGTCGTTATGCCAAAGGTGAGAAGAAACAGTTTTACTCAATCGCCAAAGGATCGGCATACGAATGTGTCCCGTTGATTTCCTTGTTTTGCGATTTGTCGATTATTGATGCAACGGTGGCAGTGGAATGGAAAGCGTCATTGCAGAGAATCTGCCAGATGCTGACCAAGCTGATACAGAGCATAAAATGA